From Lagopus muta isolate bLagMut1 chromosome 28, bLagMut1 primary, whole genome shotgun sequence, a single genomic window includes:
- the POU6F1 gene encoding LOW QUALITY PROTEIN: POU domain, class 6, transcription factor 1 (The sequence of the model RefSeq protein was modified relative to this genomic sequence to represent the inferred CDS: deleted 1 base in 1 codon), translated as MSGHETIRVLEVGVDAAPHAEESAEQRRCHHQGATCRNRRHGAAMRAPRMGSPAPKRKRGTEAAGKAKPPTGAPAGTAGTLSPSSSQQPQPLAPLAVQTAPQVLTQENLATVVTGVMVPAGTVTQPLLIPISIAGQVAGQQGLAVWTFPTATVAALPRTDGCFSYRGIFKPPIANLQAAAAVPQHGHPRPRCPPLSPGPPPQSQSSYPSQPPPILPQPNAAPAAKPLETQPQIAVQPAGFAFNPGIIGAASLGGQTQLLGSLAAAPVIANTIPSVQSIAGQLLTNAQGQVIGTLPWVVNPPGIATASPAPTPSLQVQAVTPQLLLNAQGQVIATLASGTIQAAAGKKSGPPETPSKSEVQPIQPAPALSQPAVVIASPAPAAKATPAPIPITCSETPTVSQLVSKPAAPNSSAEEDGINLEEIREFAKNFKIRRLSLGLTQTQVGQALTATEGPAYSQSAICRFEKLDITPKSAQKLKPVLEKWLSEAELRNQEGQQNLMEFVGGEPSKKRKRRTSFTPQAIEALNAYFEKNALPTGQEITEIAKELNYDREVVRVWFCNRRQTLKNTSKLNVFQIP; from the exons ATGTCCGGCCATGAAACCATCCGTGTGCTGGAGGTCGGTGTGGACGCCGCACCTCATGCCGAGGA GAGCGCAGAGCAGCGGCGGTGCCACCACCAGGGAGCGACCTGCAGGAATCGCCGGCACGGAGCGGCGATGCGGGCACCGAGGATGGGCAGCCCAGCACCGAAACGCAAGCGCGGCACAGAGGCGGCAG gcAAAGCCAAGCCTCCAACCGGAGCCCCCGCCGGCACAGCGGGCACCCTGAGCCCCTCCAGCAGCCAACAGCCGCAGCCCCTGGCCCCGCTGGCCGTGCAAACAGCCCCGCAG gTCTTGACTCAGGAAAACTTAGCAACAGTTGTGACAGGAGTAATGGTTCCGGCAGGGACAGTTACTCAACCTCTTCTTATCCCCATCAGTATTGCAGGTCAAGTGGCAGGTCAGCAGGGGCTGGCTGTGTGGACATTTCCTACAGCAACGGTCGCTGCCCTTCCCCGGACTGACGGCTGCTTCTCCTACAGGGGGATTTTCAAACCGCCTATAGCCAATCTGCAAG ccgccgccgccgtcccTCAACACGGCCATCcccggccccgctgccccccgcTCAGCCCCGGCCCCCCCCCGCAGTCGCAGAGCTCGTAcccctcccagcccccccccATCCTACCGCAACCCAACGCCGCTCCCGCAGCGAAACCGCTGGAGACGCAGCCCCAGATCGCGGTGCAGCCAGCCGGATTCGCCTTTAACCCGGGCATA ATCGGTGCCGCTTCCCTGGGGGGTCAGACGCAGCTCCTCGGTTCTCTGGCGGCCGCCCCCGTGATCGCCAACACCATCCCCAGCGTGCAGAGCATCGCGGGGCAGCTCCTGACCAACGCGCAGGGACAG GTGATCGGGACCCTCCCTTGGGTCGTGAACCCCCCCGGCATCGCGACAGCCAGCCCGGCTCCCACCCCCAGCCTGCAGGTGCAGGCGGTGACCCCGCAGCTGCTGCTCAATGCCCAGGGCCAAGTGATCGCCACGTTGGCCAGCGGAACCATCCAGGCGGCCGCAGGCAAAAAGAGCGGCCCCCCCGAGACCCCCAGCAAGAGTGAG GTGCAGCCCATCCAGCCGGCCCCAGCTCTGTCCCAGCCAGCTGTGGTCATcgccagcccagccccagcagccaaGGCGACCCCGgcccccatccccatcacctGCTCGGAGACCCCCACCGTCAGCCAGCTGGTGTCCA AACCCGCGGCACCCAACAGCAGCGCCGAGGAGGACGGCATCAACCTGGAGGAGATCCGGGAGTTCGCCAAGAACTTCAAGATCCGGCGTCTGTCCCTGGGGCTGACGCAGACGCAGGTGGGGCAGGCGCTGACGGCCACCGAGGGACCGGCGTACAGCCAGTCTGCCATCTGCAG GTTCGAGAAGCTCGACATCACCCCCAAAAGCGCTCAGAAGCTGAAGCCGGTGCTGGAGAAATGGCTGAGCGAGGCGGAGCTGCGCAACCAGGAGGGGCAGCAGAACCTGATGGAGTTTGTCGGCGGGGAGCCTTCCAAGAAACGCAAGCGCCGCACGTCCTTCACACCGCAGGCCATCGAGGCGCTCAACGCCTACTTTGAGAAGAACGCTCTGCCCACGGGCCAGGAGATCACCGAGATCGCCAAGGAGCTCAACTACGACCGCGAGGTGGTCCGCGTGTGGTTCTGCAACCGCCGCCAGACGCTGAAGAACACGAGCAAGCTCAACGTCTTTCAGATCCCCTAA
- the DAZAP2 gene encoding DAZ-associated protein 2, translating into MTQRRACGAHFRPAARRSDRQQSERGAGTAGPPPPAAAMNGKGQYPTQPSYPVQSAANPPVYPQTVPLPQPPPYTDAPPAYSELYRPSFVPLGAATVPTMSAAYPGASVFLPVAQSVAVGPIGSSVPMAYYPVGPVYPPGSTVLVEGGFDAGARFGAGGTASIPPPPPGCPPNAAQLAVMQGANVLVTQRKGNFFLGGSDGGYTIW; encoded by the exons ATGACGCAACGCCGTGCGTGCGGCGCCCACTTccggcccgccgcccgccgcagTGACAGGCAGCAGTCAGAGCGCGGCGCGGGCACAGCGGgaccgccgccccccgccgccgccatgAACGGCAAAG GGCAGTACCCCACGCAGCCCTCCTACCCCGTGCAGAGCGCTGCCAACCCCCCCGTGTACCCACAGACTGTGCccctcccgcagcccccgccGTACACCGACGCTCCTCCTGCGTACTCCGAG CTCTACCGTCCCAGCTTCGTCCCTCTGGGGGCTGCCACCGTCCCCACCATGTCGGCAGCGTATCCGGGTGCCTCCGTCTTCCTGCCCGTGGCCCAATCCGTGGCCGTGGGGCCCATCGGTTCCTCCGTCCCCATGGCCTATTACCCCGTGGGACCCGTCTACCCGCCGGGCTCCACCGTGCTGGTAGAAGGTGGCTTTGATGCTGGAGCGAGGTTTGGGGCTGGAGGAACCGCCAGCATCCCT CCCCCCCCTCCCGGCTGCCCCCCCAACGCAGCACAGCTGGCCGTCATGCAGGGAGCCAACGTTCTGGTGACGCAGAGGAAGGGCAACTTCTTCCTGGGAGGCTCAGACGGTGGCTACACTATCTGGTGA
- the LOC125685474 gene encoding small cell adhesion glycoprotein, translated as MEGALPTLPPELITPGLKKSHPPAPHEAANTAVIAVVITLVFLTLLTVLVVIVIYLYRNKGSYLTYEQPVAEEEAAVQMEDEPSKEKEEYFI; from the exons ATGGAGGGGGCTCTGCCCACGCTCCCCCCAG AGCTGATAACGCCGGGGCTGAAGAAGTCtcaccccccagccccccacGAAGCAGCCAACACGGCCGTCATCGCAG TGGTCATCACGCTGGTGTTCCTCACCCTGCTGACGGTGCTGGTGGTCATCGTCATCTACCTGTACAGAAACAAGGGCAGCTACCTCACCTACGAGCAGCCGGTGGCCGAGGAGGAGGCGGCCGTGCAGATGGAGGATGAGCCATCCAAGGAGAAAGAGGAATATTTCATATAG